The following are encoded in a window of Streptomyces sp. Go-475 genomic DNA:
- a CDS encoding cation diffusion facilitator family transporter has product MSDHRHEHSHEHRHEHADGHRHQHADGHGHSHGRRHEHSPGRRHGLRHRLGHLLTPHSHETADKVDSALESSARGMRALWVSLAVLGVTALAQAAVVAVSGSVALLGDTVHNAADALTAVPLGIAFVLGRRAATRRFTYGYGRAEDLAGLVIVLTIAASAAFAGWAAIDRLLDPRPVAHVPAVAVAALVGFAGNEWVARYRIRVGRSIGSAALVADGLHARTDGFTSLAVLLGAGGSALGWQLADPLVGLAITAAIALVLRDAAREVFRRVLDAVDPALVDRAERALTEVPGVRGVGELRLRWIGHRLRAEVAVVVDGGVTVREAHRIAVDAEHALLHAVPRLTAALVHADPEPHPGEADPHLPLAHHAAA; this is encoded by the coding sequence GTGAGCGACCACCGGCACGAGCACTCCCATGAGCATCGGCACGAGCACGCCGACGGCCACCGGCACCAACACGCCGACGGCCACGGGCACTCCCATGGACGTCGGCACGAGCACTCCCCTGGCCGTCGGCACGGCCTGCGCCATCGGCTGGGCCATCTCCTCACCCCGCACTCGCACGAGACGGCCGACAAGGTCGACTCGGCCCTGGAGTCCTCGGCCCGCGGGATGCGGGCGCTCTGGGTCTCGCTCGCCGTGCTCGGTGTGACGGCGCTGGCGCAGGCGGCCGTGGTGGCGGTCTCCGGTTCGGTGGCGCTGCTCGGGGACACGGTGCACAACGCGGCGGACGCGCTGACCGCCGTACCGCTCGGGATCGCCTTCGTGCTGGGCCGGCGCGCGGCCACCCGCCGCTTCACGTACGGCTACGGGCGGGCCGAGGATCTCGCGGGCCTGGTGATCGTGCTGACCATCGCCGCGTCGGCGGCCTTCGCGGGGTGGGCGGCGATCGACCGCCTCCTCGACCCGCGGCCCGTCGCGCACGTCCCGGCGGTCGCCGTGGCCGCCCTCGTCGGTTTCGCGGGCAACGAGTGGGTGGCCCGCTACCGCATCCGCGTCGGCCGCTCCATCGGCTCGGCGGCGCTGGTCGCCGACGGGCTGCACGCCCGCACCGACGGTTTCACCTCACTGGCCGTGCTGCTGGGCGCCGGCGGGTCCGCCCTGGGCTGGCAACTGGCGGACCCCCTCGTGGGGCTGGCCATCACGGCGGCGATCGCGCTGGTGCTGCGGGACGCGGCACGGGAGGTGTTCCGGCGGGTGCTGGACGCGGTCGACCCGGCCCTGGTGGACCGGGCCGAGCGGGCCCTGACCGAGGTGCCGGGGGTGCGCGGGGTGGGTGAGCTGCGACTGCGCTGGATCGGGCACCGCCTGCGCGCCGAGGTGGCCGTCGTGGTGGACGGCGGGGTGACGGTGCGCGAGGCCCACCGCATCGCCGTCGACGCCGAGCACGCGCTGCTGCACGCCGTGCCGCGCCTGACCGCGGCCCTGGTCCACGCCGACCCGGAACCGCACCCCGGCGAGGCCGACCCGCACCTGCCCCTGGCCCACCACGCGGCGGCGTAG
- a CDS encoding ABC transporter substrate-binding protein: protein MPLARPARAAVLLAAGSLLLTGCGDAQPAPAKAAAVTLDNCGHQVRVAAPPRHAVSLNQGTTEILLSLGLADRLAGTATWTDPVMKGLEKANARVPRIADDNPSFERVLDADPDFVAASFVSTLGKGGVATREQFEKLGVPTYVSPSDCAGKDNSGDGDGARDKALGIDTVYGEVRDLATVFGVPERGDKLVASLQRRMREATSGIDASHVTLLYWFANSESPYMAGCCGAPGIITRALGAKNVFDDTHEEWPQVNWETVADRDPDVLVIGDLTRRSQTAESAAKKIAFLESNPATKNMDAVRHKRYVLLSGQAMNPTIRTVEGVEQVTAGLREFGLAK, encoded by the coding sequence GTGCCCCTCGCCCGACCCGCCCGTGCCGCCGTCCTGCTCGCGGCCGGCTCCCTGCTCCTGACCGGCTGCGGCGACGCGCAGCCCGCCCCCGCGAAGGCCGCCGCCGTCACCCTCGACAACTGCGGCCACCAGGTACGCGTCGCGGCCCCGCCGAGGCACGCCGTCTCCCTCAACCAGGGCACCACCGAGATCCTCCTCTCCCTCGGCCTCGCCGACCGCCTCGCGGGCACGGCCACCTGGACCGACCCCGTGATGAAAGGACTGGAGAAGGCGAACGCCCGGGTGCCCCGCATCGCCGACGACAACCCCTCCTTCGAACGGGTCCTGGACGCGGACCCCGACTTCGTCGCCGCGTCCTTCGTCTCCACCCTCGGCAAGGGCGGCGTCGCCACCCGCGAGCAGTTCGAGAAGCTCGGCGTGCCGACGTACGTCTCCCCGTCCGACTGCGCCGGCAAGGACAACTCGGGCGACGGCGACGGCGCGCGCGACAAGGCGCTCGGCATCGACACCGTCTACGGCGAAGTACGGGACCTCGCCACCGTCTTCGGGGTACCGGAACGCGGCGACAAGCTGGTCGCCTCGCTCCAGCGGCGCATGCGCGAGGCCACCTCGGGCATCGACGCCTCCCACGTCACCCTCCTGTACTGGTTCGCCAACTCCGAGTCCCCCTACATGGCGGGCTGCTGCGGAGCGCCCGGCATCATCACCCGGGCCCTCGGCGCGAAGAACGTCTTCGACGACACGCACGAGGAGTGGCCGCAGGTCAACTGGGAGACGGTCGCCGACCGCGACCCGGACGTCCTCGTCATCGGCGACCTGACCCGCAGGTCGCAGACCGCCGAGTCGGCCGCGAAGAAGATCGCCTTCCTGGAGTCCAACCCGGCCACGAAGAACATGGACGCGGTCCGGCACAAGCGGTACGTGCTGCTCAGCGGGCAGGCCATGAACCCGACCATCCGCACGGTCGAGGGCGTGGAGCAGGTCACCGCCGGACTGCGCGAGTTCGGGCTCGCGAAGTGA
- a CDS encoding APC family permease, with product MASVDQVAVGVEGSPGGLRRDVGLIGLMWASVGSIIGSGWLYGAEKAVVAAGPAAILSWLIGAVAIVLLALVHAELGGMFPVAGGTARYPHYAFGGLAGMSFGWFSWLQAATVAPIEVEAMIGYAGHWHWAQGFQHAEDGTLTASGFVVAVVLMAVFVVINFLGVRLLAHTNSAATWWKVAVPLAAIFIIAAGNFHPGNFTEHGFAPFGARGVLSAVSSSGIIFALLGFEQAIQLAGESRDPARDLPRATIGSVAIGAVVYLLLQVVFIAALPLASFAHGWTKLDYPGISGPWAGLATLLGLGWLSVVLYLDAVVSPGGTGLIYTTATSRVSYGLARNGYAPKLFTRTDARGVPWFGLIVSFVTGVVCFLPFPSWQQLVSFITSASVLMYAGAPLAYGVFADRLPHLGRPYRLPGGKVVSPLSFVVANLIIYWSTWDTLWRLGVAIVLGYVLLGGYAWYATRRGLPDAPRLDWKAAQWLPVYLLGMGVISWQGGFGGQGHIGLWWDIVVIAVFSLAIYYWARASASRPEEIERSIEELAVTEVPAH from the coding sequence ATGGCAAGTGTCGACCAGGTGGCAGTGGGGGTGGAAGGGAGCCCGGGCGGACTGCGCAGGGACGTCGGACTGATCGGGCTCATGTGGGCGTCGGTCGGGTCCATCATCGGCTCCGGTTGGCTGTACGGCGCCGAGAAGGCGGTCGTGGCGGCCGGTCCCGCGGCGATCCTGTCCTGGCTCATCGGCGCGGTCGCGATCGTGTTGCTGGCGCTGGTGCACGCGGAACTGGGCGGTATGTTCCCGGTCGCGGGCGGCACGGCCCGCTATCCGCACTACGCGTTCGGCGGACTGGCCGGCATGTCCTTCGGCTGGTTCTCCTGGCTCCAGGCGGCGACGGTGGCACCGATCGAGGTCGAGGCCATGATCGGCTACGCGGGGCACTGGCACTGGGCGCAGGGTTTCCAGCACGCCGAGGACGGGACGCTGACGGCCAGTGGGTTCGTCGTCGCTGTGGTCCTGATGGCCGTGTTCGTCGTGATCAACTTCCTGGGCGTGCGGCTCCTGGCCCACACCAACAGCGCCGCCACCTGGTGGAAGGTGGCCGTCCCGCTGGCCGCGATCTTCATCATCGCGGCCGGGAACTTCCACCCTGGCAACTTCACCGAGCACGGCTTCGCCCCGTTCGGCGCCCGCGGCGTGCTGAGCGCCGTCAGCTCCAGCGGCATCATCTTCGCCCTGCTGGGCTTCGAGCAGGCGATCCAGCTCGCGGGTGAGAGCCGCGACCCGGCGCGGGACCTGCCGCGCGCGACGATCGGCTCGGTCGCCATCGGCGCGGTCGTCTACCTCCTGCTCCAGGTCGTCTTCATCGCCGCCCTGCCGCTGGCGTCGTTCGCGCACGGCTGGACGAAGCTCGACTACCCCGGCATCAGCGGCCCCTGGGCGGGTCTGGCCACCCTGCTGGGGCTCGGCTGGCTGAGCGTGGTGCTGTACCTGGACGCGGTGGTCTCCCCCGGCGGCACCGGCCTGATCTACACGACGGCCACGTCCCGCGTCTCGTACGGCCTGGCCCGCAACGGCTACGCGCCGAAGCTCTTCACCCGCACCGACGCGCGCGGCGTGCCGTGGTTCGGGCTGATCGTCTCCTTCGTGACCGGCGTGGTCTGCTTCCTGCCGTTCCCGAGCTGGCAGCAGTTGGTCAGCTTCATCACCTCGGCGAGCGTGCTGATGTACGCGGGCGCCCCGCTGGCCTACGGCGTCTTCGCCGACCGGCTGCCCCACCTCGGGCGCCCCTACCGGCTGCCCGGCGGGAAGGTGGTCTCCCCGCTGTCGTTCGTGGTGGCCAACCTCATCATCTACTGGTCCACTTGGGACACGCTGTGGCGGCTCGGCGTGGCCATCGTCCTCGGTTACGTCCTGCTCGGCGGCTACGCCTGGTACGCCACGCGCAGGGGCCTGCCCGACGCGCCCCGGCTCGACTGGAAGGCGGCGCAGTGGCTGCCCGTCTACCTGCTGGGCATGGGCGTCATCTCCTGGCAGGGCGGATTCGGGGGCCAGGGCCACATCGGGCTGTGGTGGGACATCGTCGTCATCGCCGTGTTCTCGCTGGCGATCTACTACTGGGCGCGGGCCTCGGCGTCCCGGCCCGAGGAGATCGAGCGGAGCATCGAGGAACTGGCCGTCACGGAGGTGCCTGCCCACTGA
- a CDS encoding YbaK/EbsC family protein translates to MRAPLGHFDNARPAPDCLGELTGPVAAAVRDWAGSVPADQIVYVDTDPEWADTATFVEHYGRELLEQSANCVVVAGRRGGETTLAACVVLSTTRVDVNGVVRRHLGVRKASFAPMDTATGETGMEYGGITPLGLPGDWPVLVDAAVTDLPYVLVGSGRRRGKLLVPGKAFAELPGAVVLEGLGVS, encoded by the coding sequence ATGCGTGCACCCCTCGGACACTTCGACAACGCCCGTCCCGCCCCCGACTGCCTCGGCGAACTCACCGGCCCGGTCGCCGCCGCCGTGCGCGACTGGGCGGGCAGCGTCCCCGCCGACCAGATCGTCTACGTCGACACCGACCCGGAGTGGGCCGACACCGCGACCTTCGTGGAGCACTACGGCCGGGAGCTGCTGGAGCAGTCCGCGAACTGCGTGGTGGTCGCGGGCAGGCGCGGCGGCGAGACCACGCTCGCCGCGTGCGTCGTGCTGTCCACCACCCGGGTCGACGTCAACGGCGTCGTCCGCCGCCACCTCGGCGTCCGCAAGGCCTCGTTCGCCCCGATGGACACGGCGACCGGCGAGACCGGCATGGAGTACGGCGGGATCACCCCGCTCGGACTGCCCGGTGACTGGCCCGTGCTGGTGGACGCGGCCGTCACCGACCTGCCGTACGTCCTCGTCGGCAGCGGCCGGCGACGCGGCAAGCTCCTGGTCCCGGGCAAGGCCTTCGCGGAACTGCCGGGCGCGGTGGTGCTGGAGGGGCTGGGAGTCTCCTGA
- a CDS encoding 4-hydroxybenzoate 3-monooxygenase, protein MTHACPPANSGAPQRFPVVVVGAGPAGLTVGNILRVAAVDCLVLETETRESIEQRPRAGVIEEWAVRGLEKRGLARNLLDRAELHTACEFRFDGERYRFPYGELTGSHHFVYPQPLLVTDLVREYADVRGGRIRFGVRDVRLHDLGTDRPSVSYLCPDTGERQVVHCDFVAGCDGARGVSRAALPPERVRIARHDYGIGWLALLAEAPPSADCVLFGCHARGFAGQMPRSPEVTRYYLQCPPGDDPENWPHERVWAELQERLGASGVPPLTEGRLIEKRVLDMHDYVVEPMVCGRLFLAGDAAHLVAPIAAKGMNLALHDAFLLGDALVAHLTTGDDSGLAGYAEACLRRVWDYQEFSQWLSEVYHGTAAGDPFRAGTTLARLRRLFTSRAAAAAFAEQYLGTAARY, encoded by the coding sequence ATGACCCACGCCTGCCCGCCCGCGAACTCCGGCGCCCCGCAACGCTTCCCAGTCGTTGTCGTGGGCGCCGGTCCCGCGGGGCTGACCGTCGGCAACATCCTGCGGGTCGCCGCGGTGGACTGCCTGGTGCTGGAGACGGAGACGCGGGAGTCCATCGAGCAGCGGCCCCGGGCCGGCGTCATCGAGGAATGGGCCGTGCGGGGGCTGGAGAAGCGGGGCCTGGCCCGGAACCTGCTGGACCGCGCGGAGCTGCACACCGCGTGCGAGTTCCGCTTCGACGGGGAGCGGTACCGGTTCCCCTACGGCGAGCTGACGGGCAGTCATCACTTCGTCTACCCGCAGCCGCTGCTGGTGACCGACCTGGTGCGCGAGTACGCCGACGTGCGCGGCGGCCGGATCCGCTTCGGCGTCCGGGACGTACGGCTCCACGACCTCGGCACGGACCGGCCCTCGGTGTCGTACCTCTGCCCGGACACGGGCGAACGGCAGGTCGTGCACTGCGACTTCGTGGCCGGCTGCGACGGGGCGCGCGGCGTGAGCAGGGCCGCGCTGCCGCCGGAGCGGGTCCGGATCGCGCGGCACGACTACGGCATCGGCTGGCTCGCGCTGCTCGCCGAGGCGCCGCCGTCCGCGGACTGCGTGTTGTTCGGCTGCCACGCGCGCGGGTTCGCCGGCCAGATGCCCCGCAGCCCGGAGGTGACCCGCTACTACCTCCAGTGCCCGCCGGGCGACGACCCGGAGAACTGGCCGCACGAGCGCGTCTGGGCGGAGCTCCAGGAGCGCCTCGGGGCATCCGGTGTGCCGCCGCTGACGGAGGGGCGGCTGATCGAGAAGCGCGTGCTGGACATGCACGACTACGTGGTCGAGCCCATGGTGTGCGGCCGGCTCTTCCTCGCGGGCGACGCCGCCCATCTGGTCGCGCCCATCGCCGCCAAGGGCATGAACCTCGCCCTGCACGACGCCTTCCTGCTCGGCGACGCCCTGGTGGCCCACCTGACCACGGGCGACGACAGCGGCCTGGCCGGCTATGCGGAGGCGTGTCTGCGGCGCGTGTGGGACTACCAGGAGTTCTCGCAGTGGCTGTCCGAGGTGTACCACGGCACGGCGGCGGGCGACCCCTTCCGCGCGGGCACCACGCTGGCCCGGCTGCGCCGGCTGTTCACCTCGCGCGCCGCGGCGGCCGCCTTCGCCGAGCAGTACCTCGGGACGGCCGCGCGCTACTGA
- a CDS encoding metalloregulator ArsR/SmtB family transcription factor, protein MSARMHLSPAHDAHPRHPGEEQFALAAELLALLGDRTRLALLHALTGGEADVTTLTQACGAARPAVSQHLARLRLAGLVNTRKEGRRVIYALRDGHLRRLVDEALNVADHRLSDRPPHD, encoded by the coding sequence ATGAGCGCACGCATGCACCTGTCACCTGCGCACGATGCGCATCCGCGCCACCCCGGCGAGGAGCAGTTCGCGCTCGCCGCCGAACTCCTCGCCCTGCTCGGCGACCGCACCCGGCTCGCCCTCCTGCACGCCCTGACCGGGGGAGAGGCCGATGTCACCACCCTCACCCAGGCGTGCGGCGCGGCCCGGCCCGCCGTCAGCCAGCACCTGGCGCGGCTGCGCCTCGCGGGCCTGGTGAACACGCGCAAGGAGGGCCGCCGCGTGATCTACGCGCTGCGCGACGGCCATCTGCGCAGGCTCGTCGACGAGGCGCTGAACGTGGCCGACCACCGGCTGAGCGACCGCCCGCCGCACGACTGA
- a CDS encoding CoA-binding protein gives MYGDEATARRILTELGDTWAVVGLSSNRQRAAYGVAEVLQRFGKRVVPVHPKAETVHGEQGYASLADIPFDVDVVDVFVNSDLAGAVADEAVAKGARAVWFQLGVIDEAAYDRTRAAGLEMVMDRCPAIEIPRLPHRRVADS, from the coding sequence GTGTACGGCGACGAGGCAACAGCCCGCAGGATCCTCACCGAGCTCGGCGACACCTGGGCCGTGGTGGGCCTGTCGTCGAACCGGCAGCGCGCGGCGTACGGCGTCGCCGAAGTGCTCCAGCGCTTCGGCAAGCGCGTCGTGCCCGTGCACCCGAAGGCCGAGACGGTGCACGGGGAGCAGGGGTACGCGAGCCTGGCGGACATCCCCTTCGACGTGGACGTCGTGGACGTCTTCGTGAACAGCGACCTCGCCGGGGCCGTCGCGGACGAGGCGGTCGCGAAGGGCGCGCGGGCGGTGTGGTTCCAGCTCGGCGTCATCGACGAGGCGGCGTACGACCGGACCCGCGCGGCGGGTCTGGAGATGGTGATGGACCGCTGCCCGGCCATCGAGATCCCACGACTTCCCCATCGCCGAGTAGCGGATTCCTGA